A stretch of DNA from Scomber japonicus isolate fScoJap1 chromosome 19, fScoJap1.pri, whole genome shotgun sequence:
AGATTGGACAGTCCTTTTAACAAATGTTCAGATTCAGGTGTTAATGTATTCATGATCACACACTACTCACCCCTCGGCCCTCCAGCTCCATCTTAGTGACTGGCCATGTTTCCTCTCTCTGAGTGTAAAGCAGCATGTCCTCATAGCTCTCTAAGAAGGCTTTGGGACCCTTTgaaggaaaaatacaaaaaaaaaaccccataatCTAATTATTTACAGCTGTGAAAATATgtccacagaagaagaagcttgTCCTGTTTATCTTAATAGGACAATGTAATAACAGAGGATCCAAATTAGCAGCCTTTTACCTTGTTTGACTTCACCATTAACCCTGTAATCATTTGCTTCCCGGTCTCCATGAAAAATGTGCGGTGAGTTTCATCTGCTAACAGGAcctgtgggggaaaaaagcattATTGTTCCAGTTTCTGttataatatcataatattatGATCGACTAGCTTAGACTTTCATAATTCAATTTTCATAGTGTAATGATGTAGTGCTGACTGCAAATGATTTCCATCAacatgctttaaaaacacattcagctCAAGTTAACTTGGAAGTAAATAATCTCTCAGGGGGAGCAGGGTGGAACTGATTCATACAAAACAGGATACAATTATTCTCATGGACCAGAATGGAAAATGAAAGCTGATAACACACTTTagatttaaaacacatctgctCAAAACACAACAGACGTGAATGTGAGTTTCATGAAAGTACGGACCTTTGCATGAGACTGAAGAACAAAGCTAAAAATTAGATGTTTTGCAGAAAAAGACCGTTTTCTGAGTGTGAGGCACGCTGTGAGTCACCTCTCCTGACTGTAGCTGCTGTCATTTTATCTGACCTCGATGCTTTTGTCTGGATGTTGCTTAAGCACAGAAACCTGACTCACTGTCTGTAGGTGCTAAGACGATACCTGCGTAAAGGCAACATATTAGAAACTCAAGTGTGCCGCAATGTTTTTCTACTAGGATCTCATTACAATACTGACACATTATAATACTGATGTCATATGATATcctaaaattatttttttttctctctatgaTCTCTGCActacaatgtttaaaaaattgaCCATCAGTTTTATTGCCAGTTTTCTGAAGTGACTGATTGAGCCAGGTTCCTGCTAGAGGGGACGTAAAACAAAAGACAGCAAAAATGAGCTTTATGAGAACTTTCTAAATTTTGTGTAAGCTGAAGTTAGCGCTGCTTGTTCACGGCTCAGTTGAACTTTACAGGAGCCATTAAAGGCTGCTAACACTAATCTTGATCATGCTGATAAGCTTTAACCAAAGCGATAATAAAACAATACCCAATGGAGGTTTTGACCACGAGTGGAGCTATAGGGCAGTATTTTAATAAGCAGGTCACCCTATACGTTGCTCAAGGGTTTGCATGTACACCAAGCCACACATTTTTCCTGACTATATTTTGCAATAACAGTTGCTGACGTTGATGAAGGATTATCAAGAATTGCAATTAAGCAAACAAAGATCTATAAAATACGGGTGAATCATATGAGCTGAAACCGACCTGGAATGCTTGTCTCACACAGTGAAGCTTGGCAAGGAAGTCTTGGTCACCATAACATTCAAGTAATTCAGTCCTGgtaaaaagagacaaagataTGAAACTCACTGCAATCTTATTCTTCTCTTAACTACTGGACAtttgcattttacattttttaactgCCTGGCGGCAACAGAGTATTCGATACAGTTGATTTGtaaacatgttagcaaacaggagtctatttacacatccaacagacatagagcaacattagcattcataaGGTGTCATGTTTCTGACTCATTGATGCCCAATGTTTGTTCCCCTTAAAGATCTGTAGTGTAAAGTTGCAGgttgtaaaacacacaaaataagcTGAAAGAGGCTAAAGCTAGTAGTAGAGAGTCAGGTGATAATAATCTGTATCAAACTGCTTTCATATTACACATACTCAtctgatccattgttaatataaacacAATAATAAGTGCAGTTTCAAGTATTAAGGTTAAGACTATACTTCAGTTACCTCAGGGACCTATAGGTCACTTTGCCCTCCCGGACCAGCGACAAGGCTTCTTCATAAAGAGCTGCTGGTTTAAGCGTCTGGTAGACTTCTTCTATAGCCATGGCATCAAACAGCTgcacagacaaaacacacagtatACTGGTATGTGTAgttaatacaaataatataatataaaatcgagagagcagaggaaaggGAGCTAACCTCTGCGGCTGAGAAGAAGGAATCATCAGAGGTAACAGTAGTCGCATCATCGTCTCGCAGTCGGTGGAAACTCTCCACTTGAGGCAAGATGAGAGTTCCTTCACTTTCTGCTAAtagaacaaaaatgaaaacacagatgtACTCAGAGATATAAAAAGTGTGCCCCCAATGATTTTTTAACTATTACTACTGGTGCAGTTTAAGTGTAACCTTTGACTTTGTGGATAACGTCACCACCATCAACAAGTTAGCTTTGGTGCAGCTATACCTTGTTGCTGGGGAAAAATCCTTGAGACCCTTGAGTCAATAATTACAATGTGAtatttttaacttcttttaaacctgcagtgctggatttttgtctttcttctggcagtgagagtaattacaaaaatacTGTTGACACGTTTGCCTTATGGGCTATGCTGTAGCTCACTTTGTCGCTACTGTTGCAGCAGGAAAACAGTGGATAAATTGTTTTGACCCCTgcaaaatgactcatttaaccatcagaatttgatccatttggtccaATAATCACTTTGATTCCCATACAATCCCAGCAGAGGGCTAAATGGAAATTGGCCGGCTTGGCAAGCTAATGGCCGGCTGCCCATAGAGCAAACCCAAAACCAGACTAAAAACTCTGATATACTTTAGAATAGAGACATATCTGGCAGTGATAGGTTTCATTGTGTGACCGCATTTGGCAAGGGACTAAATGTAACAGACGTTGATATATAGTAGTAGAAGTTGTAAAAGTTCAGGTTTGCTCGCTTACCAAAGTCTGCAAGCACGCTGTCTGGTGGGATACTGCTGCCAAAATCCTCTTGTAGGTGGTACGCCCTGTGCAGTAGCGTCTCTAACTTTTCAGCAAACACTTTATTACGAGTTTCAACCTGTAACACAGGGGAGAAAAATTATCCTATATAAACACCAAGCTTAAGTCCGTAGGCaattcagtttatttgaatTGTGCTGCTTTTACACTGGGGCTAATGAGCATTGTTAAGCGCTAATAATAGAGACAGCTTTTGTATTTCACGTTCAGTTACAAGATCATTAAGATGCAACAGAAGAAAGATGCTTTTTTTGTGTAACAGCAGAATAAAGTTTTGTGGTGAATCAAACCACCAACAGCAGAAATAGGTGAGATGCAGCACCATATAATACAATACTGCATTCTGCACCAATACTGGCTGGTAACTGATCAAACCATGCACATGAGTTTCAACCTGTCTCTGTTGTTAAGGATTGAATGAAGGTTACCACGGGTAAGTCTCCACACGCTGCCCCCTGCAGAGCGAGGCTGTTGTTGCTGGAGGTCGAGTGGGTGTGGTGGCGTATGTTCAGGGCCATTTCCCACTTTTGTAACGCTTCCTCGAACAATTCCATCCCTGACAGGAAAAGAGCAGTTAGATTTAGTCACGCTTCCTACTCATGAGTGGGAAAAATCAGATAAAAGTGGCACAGAACAGAATTGGATTGTTATCTTTATTAGTTGAAATGACAGAGCAATACttatttgatgaaaaatattGCTTAATGCAGGTGGCCTGACGTGTCTAAAAGTCCAGAGTTTCAAAATGAGAAATTCCAAATAGTTCTTGCAGCATAATCCTAATGCCAAACAACTGCATACTGAGTCCAAGAGTCTAACTATTACCTGGCTATAGCCCAGATTTTCTCCACTTGTTCTACACCACCAACAGTCACTACAGTAGTAAGTGGATTCTGATTTCACATAATGTGTGTAGCTTGTGTCTTAATATCaccataaataaaaagacactgAAAAGTAACTTTAAAGTACATTCAAAATGCATCCAAACCAACTGCAAATGTGCAATATTTTACTCAATACTCTGCCAAAGCAGTTAAATTAAATCCTGTATCATTTGGGTTTCTCAGCCATCaccaaaaaaacattgttttatttcatgttcaACTGAAACCTACCCATTATATAGAGATTCTCTGCATTAGCATCCTCTACTGCCCCTGACTCTTCCACTACTGGCTCTGCCTCCCAGGGGGTGGATGGGTTGGCAGACTGATTTGGGGAGCTTGGGACCCGCATCTGTAccggaaacacacaaacacacagccacaTTAGATACATGAGGCCTGAAGTGAAATGATGAGCAAACATGTTGAAGAAAGAGTTGTAAAATTGTAAAACTAACAGATGCCAGGCTGTGTGAGGAACTTGAGTGTTTACTAGGGGCCAGGGAAGAGATTCCACTCATGGTGTCGTTGCTCCGAGTACTGGGACTCATCATCTGCCGCCCAGTGAACTGACCTGCACACAGAAATACATCTAAGCAGAGGTCGAGACACGCTACAAATCACACAGCAAACTCATAATTAAAAATGTCCAACGCTAAAAACGTACACACCTCTTTTTAATGACGAGGGCCTTCCGCTCTTCAACAGCGCGTCAGGTATGCCCACAGTCTTCTGGCCATCCTTTCCTTGTGTCGCTTGCTTCCGTTTTCTCCCCCGTCTTTTCAGCTGATGAGCGGTGAGAGCCAGCGCGACGCTGCCCAGCGCTGTGGCAAACAGCACTTTCTTCAAGTTTGGGGAGAGCTTCAGCTGAGAAAATATGGACTGAAAGCAGGAGAGGCAAACATGAGCTGTCATAATAAGTACTCTCCACTGTTTCCTAATTTATTCAAGTCTCCACAAGATAGTGATCAGTGCTGGTGTGCAGAGATTAGAGAGCTGTGATTGGTCAATGAACAGAGGATTAATTCCCAACTACTTTCATAATCAATTTAatgttttgagtatttttttttctttataaaaacagGCATTAAAACTTTAAGgatttaaaataaagatttaaagaaatatttatacaataaataatgaaCACTATAACAATTGAATTTGAGCAGGCATTGAAAAACTGTAGTAGTGTTCATGAACATGGATTTGTCCAAAATATGAttccagcctctcaaatgtgaatatgttctggTGTCTTTAGTCtcacatgatagtaaactgaatatctttggattatGGACGGTAGGTTGGAACAATTTGGACATTTAAGGACTTCATCTTGGACTTTgagaaacactaaaactactcaattaatcgaaaaaaaaagcaacatattcatcaataatgaaaataatcattagttgcagacTTGGTAGAGATGTAAACCTGAACTGTATAAGTGTATGCAAGTGTAAAGTGGTTTACCTGCCCAAATGTGGAATAGAGAAACACTGGTATCTCTGCAACAGTCATGGCCAGAGCCTGGGCGATGGACATCCCTTCTGCTCGTCTGACGGACATCTCAGAAATTGAAAAAGCCTGCTCTCCGAACCCCTCACATTCACCCTCAACACAATGACCTCTCTGCTCTGGGATCAGCCAGCCGGGGACTTGCTGATGAACCGTTTTTCGTCATCCACTCCTTTAATTTGCACTCCACACTGGTCCAGTGACTGACTGTGGCTTTATTACCCTGCGACAGATAAGATATAAAGAAATTATCTGAGTGTGccagcctcctctctctctctttaaagcTGTATTATATTGTGAAGTGTAGAGCATCAGCAGACAAAGTTATACATGCAGCAGTGCTTTTGGCTCTAGGGCAAAACACTCCACACTCAGACATGGACTTAAGAGGTCCATGGTTTAAGCTGGGAAAATCAAGCTTGCATTAAGTGTTAAGCAGCAGAGCAAATTGACATTGTGCCAACTATCCACACAGTCTGGTATGTGGACTGCCCCACGCCTACTGTACAACTACAATGGACAATCTACAAGAGAAATGACTAAGTTGCAAAAATCAATAATTACTTCCCAAGCTGGACATGACAAATGATTGATgatggagctgctgctgcctcttgAAATAGActtaattatataaaaaaaggtgaaaagcaAGCTAGCAAGCTGTAAGGCCAGAAGTCGACCCTGCCTGCCACCATTTACCCTTTCTAacttttacattaaatattaacaacTCTGAAGTCTGTCGGTGGCTATTTAGAGAATCAATGACAGGCTACAAAATGCTCAGTAGCCAGCAGACAAACCAACGCGAGTCCTCAGCTCATAGTCGAGCTAGCACACAGCAGCTAGCCTAGCTCCACTCTGATCTGTCACTTCtcatcacagaaacatcagCCGGTCAACCGGACACCGGCTGTGAGGCTCTGAACAGACACCGACACTGAAAACAGCTCATAAGCCACACAACTAATGAGAGAATCCCATATAAAGGTGCATACCGAGGTGTCCCGGGGAAAGGACGTTCCTGTCACAGTCAGTGAAAGCAGCACATAGCTCTTTGCTCGGGGGCGGTGCCGTTTGTAACGCAAGAATACTGACGTGACGTTTAGCCAATCAGAAGTGGAATAGAAAGTGATGCCTTCTTTTTTTGACCAAACAGATGAAAAGTAGGTGAGGAAAGTATTTTTTATCGTCCAATCAGATCGTAGATCAAAAAGCAGCGTTGACTGAGAACAAGCAAGCAACACAATAATATTACAAACAGTACAAGGAGTATtggggaaaaaatacaataaaataatcacaAGTGAACAAAAACCCAATTAAAATAACCCTAAAAAAATgagtaaacaataaaaaatagatAATAAGGGCAGCACAGATTCTGGGCTCTTTTAGATAAGATGAGATGTATCTTTATTAGctattgcagcagcaaaaagaaaacaaagagaaacagtaGTATAATAAGTGTAATATGATGATAGCTACTATCAACAAAAACAGTAACAACATATAAATCACCAGATACAGTGATGCATTAATATTTGGGGGCTCATTCATGACAGTGATTTACAGTACAATCGTAAATCTTGAAAAAAGACACTTCTAAATGCTTTGTTGTCACTTTTTGTATAATTTCATGATAAATATTAgttcttttttattcatatgttgttttttctgattttatgtgaatggaaatgtgaaaatgttctcTTTATCTCATTGGAAATAGGTAAatttaatgatgataataataataataataacactacaTTTTATTTGCAACGCAAATCTCAAATTGCTACAAGGTAAAAGCATCAatataaaagacagataaaaagaaaatacctaaaacatcaaaaaaataagagcataaaagcagcaaccagCAAGGTCAATTAGTATCATTGTCCAGGTCACAGAAGTATAAAGGAAATAGTACTGACTTTCTATACCAGTAAACTGTTTTTTccccaggaaaaaaaaaacacaacagtgttTTAGTCAATTAATTATATGTTCAGAGGCTTTTGTTGTGAAAAGTCGTGCCGGAAACGTCGTTTTATATCTGGTAACATCGCGAGATTTCACGTCAGTACAGTATCAACAAATCTGGTGAAAGAAGTTAGCGGCACAGATTTATAGATTAAAAGTGTTTATATTCATACTGTTACAACCTGTTAAACTAGATATATGAGCTGTAGTCTGTCTGCGGCTGAAAGATAAAGTCacactgtaaagaaaaaaaggatgctGGATTTAGAAACATCGATCACAACAACAACCGATTAAAGATCTGCATAATGAAGCGATCATGACTGGACCCTGACTGCAACCTCTCTGCGTCTCTCTCGAGTTAAAAAGGCTGGAAAAATGAGTGCTGTCGGGCTCTGTGGAGAATCAAGGCTTTCCCAAAGGCTTTGATATGAAGTCTCAGGTAGGATAACGCCCCTGGTGTTAAATACAGTGTTAAATGTGAACTGCTATATTAAATCTTTTTGTCTCTGCCGGTCCATGCAGATGTCCTGCTTGCTCTGTCTGCTCAGTGTGAGTCTGCCTCTGCTCTTCTGGTTTGGACATGTGATCAGACGGGACGGTCCTCCACCTGTGGGACCAAGCACCGGGCTCAACGGGTACATGAGGATCACCCCAGGCGGGATGGACCAGGTGAATCCATGATACAGCTGtttagttaaagttaaagttccCCCTCCAGACATGCTTTAAAGGACAGGATCACAGTTTTTACAAGTctgctttaacccttacatactgttcaggttcACATTTGACCTAATTTTACttttgaaagctgtaaaaacaccacatacacattGCTTTCAATCAGACTTTGCTAATGTGAcccctgaatatacaaaaatggacatatataatgtataatgcatcatttttaaatgtttgtgcaaCTGATACACATTCTTGTAGATGCAAATTTGACCTGCATTTATTAAAATtgccattcaaacatgttgtacttttcataatctataaaatgttctcctggaccataataTAATGATTGttaatgcctttttttctccataaataaatagtaaacactcttcattaaggattaatcaaacatttagtAATAACTgatggtgaatttatgaatgagaACTGGTGCAGAGAtaaattatgagtcagaatatgaacagtatgtgagggttaaaacaacaatcaggtgcCCATATGGCCTACCCCACTTTATCGTAACCACCATAATTttcaaaatgaacatcatgctgtattgaagaagacttgaaactagcAATTGAGCCCATAAACTGATTAGTAAACAGTtcactgaggtaataaatcaagtgcaACAATGCATAAACCACAacaatcatctctctctctgcagttcCTGGACAAGCGCTGCAACCAGTGTGCCTTGGTCTCCAGCTCAGGTCAGATGCTTGGAGCTGGTGTTGGAGAAGAGATAGACAACATCGGATGTGTGATCCGGATGAACAACGCACCCACTCTGGGGTTTGAGGGAGACGTAGGGACCCGCACAAGTATTCGTGTTGTGTCACACACCAGTGTTCCCCTGTTGGTAAAAAACGAGCACTACTATTTCCAGCAATCGGCAGACACCACATATGTGGTCTGGGGTCCTGAAAGGAACATGAGGCAGGACGGGAAAGGCCGCATCTTTAATACACTACTGAAAGTTACAATGAAGTATCCCAACGTCCGAATCTACGCTGTGACCAGAGAGAAGATTCAGTATTGTGACAGCGTGTTTCAGAATGAAACTGGAAAGAACAGGTACTGTACAGCAGTTTGATTAATAATGACATCATGTATTTATGGCTCTTGGCAGTTTAAAGAGGATACATCATGCTCACTTGCAAAAACTCCATATTTAACTTAATGTGGGCCTTTTAtgcagcctctgtctgaaaaagGCCCTTtgagctcctgtctctttaagactgCCTCCCAGTGAGCCCactttgttctgattggccagctccAGAGGCtatgtaaacaaacatattaatACAATTTCacttttctcattctttactcgaaatggaaacttctcaaatacaccCATGCACATTTGAGCTAGAATCCAATCTGAAATATGCGAATGGACAGTGAGGAACAACCTGTGGAATAAACTGAGCAACAAAGGATACAGAAAGGACAgctgtttgtgtgcatatgtgaCGGATCTGACATTAGTGTGATAGAGAAGTAGACGTAAAATTACAAACAGCAGAATAAAGCCCTGACTTTTGACTCAAGTACTGGAacattaatcatatttaaaatttgacatcataacagtatatatatatatgacacatGATATATCCCCTTTAAGTGTTTTGATTTTGGTTGTTTCAGAGTCTAAGGAGTTTAAAATACCTTTTTCAAGAacagatgtttgtgtgtctcactCAGAATGAAAACAGGGGCGTTTCTCAGCACCGGATTCTTCGCAATGATTCTGGCTATAGATATGTGTGACAGCATCCACGTTTATGGGATGATCGATGATAACTACTGCAGGTGAGACATTCCACATAATGACCTGAACTTGTCATTTACACTACTGTctgttttaaaaacatgatttagcATCATAAGTAACCTTCACATTCTTCTGTTCCGGGCAGTCGAGCCAATCACAGTGTTGTTCCTTACCATTACTACGAGAAGAACAGAATTGATGAATGCAAGATGTACAAGGTCCATGAGCACACACAACGCGGGGGGCACCGATTCATCACTGAAAAGGCCATTTATGCCAGATGGGCAACACGCCACAAGATGGAGTTTAAACATCCCTCATGGAACTTTTAACGATGGAAATCCAAAAGCTGTCCTTTGACTCTTCAGGTGGTATTCAATTTTACTGGCTTTCGGTCACCACTGCTGAACATTTTTAGCGTTAGCCGAGAA
This window harbors:
- the miga2 gene encoding mitoguardin 2 isoform X1, which translates into the protein MSVRRAEGMSIAQALAMTVAEIPVFLYSTFGQSIFSQLKLSPNLKKVLFATALGSVALALTAHQLKRRGRKRKQATQGKDGQKTVGIPDALLKSGRPSSLKRGQFTGRQMMSPSTRSNDTMSGISSLAPSKHSSSSHSLASMRVPSSPNQSANPSTPWEAEPVVEESGAVEDANAENLYIMGMELFEEALQKWEMALNIRHHTHSTSSNNSLALQGAACGDLPVVETRNKVFAEKLETLLHRAYHLQEDFGSSIPPDSVLADFAESEGTLILPQVESFHRLRDDDATTVTSDDSFFSAAELFDAMAIEEVYQTLKPAALYEEALSLVREGKVTYRSLRTELLECYGDQDFLAKLHCVRQAFQVLLADETHRTFFMETGKQMITGLMVKSNKGPKAFLESYEDMLLYTQREETWPVTKMELEGRGVVCMNFFDIVLDFILMDAFEDLESPPSSVVAVLRNRWLSDSFKETALATACWSVLKAKRRLLMVPDGFISHFYAISEHVSPVLAFGFLGPRQHLSEVCTIFKQQIVQYLKDMFDHDKVRFTSAQCLAEDILNLSHRRSEILLGYLGIDSLLELNGALPRDTEGSSGSKLND
- the miga2 gene encoding mitoguardin 2 isoform X2 produces the protein MSVRRAEGMSIAQALAMTVAEIPVFLYSTFGQSIFSQLKLSPNLKKVLFATALGSVALALTAHQLKRRGRKRKQATQGKDGQKTVGIPDALLKSGRPSSLKRGQFTGRQMMSPSTRSNDTMSGISSLAPSKHSSSSHSLASMRVPSSPNQSANPSTPWEAEPVVEESGAVEDANAENLYIMGMELFEEALQKWEMALNIRHHTHSTSSNNSLALQGAACGDLPVVETRNKVFAEKLETLLHRAYHLQEDFGSSIPPDSVLADFESEGTLILPQVESFHRLRDDDATTVTSDDSFFSAAELFDAMAIEEVYQTLKPAALYEEALSLVREGKVTYRSLRTELLECYGDQDFLAKLHCVRQAFQVLLADETHRTFFMETGKQMITGLMVKSNKGPKAFLESYEDMLLYTQREETWPVTKMELEGRGVVCMNFFDIVLDFILMDAFEDLESPPSSVVAVLRNRWLSDSFKETALATACWSVLKAKRRLLMVPDGFISHFYAISEHVSPVLAFGFLGPRQHLSEVCTIFKQQIVQYLKDMFDHDKVRFTSAQCLAEDILNLSHRRSEILLGYLGIDSLLELNGALPRDTEGSSGSKLND
- the st6galnac4 gene encoding alpha-N-acetyl-neuraminyl-2,3-beta-galactosyl-1,3-N-acetyl-galactosaminide alpha-2,6-sialyltransferase; amino-acid sequence: MKSQMSCLLCLLSVSLPLLFWFGHVIRRDGPPPVGPSTGLNGYMRITPGGMDQFLDKRCNQCALVSSSGQMLGAGVGEEIDNIGCVIRMNNAPTLGFEGDVGTRTSIRVVSHTSVPLLVKNEHYYFQQSADTTYVVWGPERNMRQDGKGRIFNTLLKVTMKYPNVRIYAVTREKIQYCDSVFQNETGKNRMKTGAFLSTGFFAMILAIDMCDSIHVYGMIDDNYCSRANHSVVPYHYYEKNRIDECKMYKVHEHTQRGGHRFITEKAIYARWATRHKMEFKHPSWNF